One Betta splendens chromosome 8, fBetSpl5.4, whole genome shotgun sequence DNA segment encodes these proteins:
- the tnnt1 gene encoding troponin T, slow skeletal muscle isoform X4, with protein MSDIEEEYEDQAEEVEEELEGDQEHEVDEDGGEQQDYQDAQEEEEERPKPKPMAPQLAPPKIPEGERVDFDDIHRKRMEKDLLELHTLIDAHFEQRKKDEEELIGLKDRIERRRSERAEIQRVRAEKEKDRQNRIAEERHRKEEEEAKRKADDDAKKKKVLSGMGANFGGFLAKAETRKGKRLTGREIKKKTLAERRQPLGIDTMREDALKQRAQDMWNRIYQLESEKFDYMEYMKHQKYEIIVLLNRIQHAQKFKKGHGKGKVGGRWK; from the exons ATGTCGGATATAGAGGAGGAATATGA GGATCAGGCAGAGG AGgtcgaggaggagctggagggtgACCAAGAACACGAGGTggatgaagatggaggag AACAGCAAGACTATCAAG ATGCTCAAGAGGAAG AGGAGGAGCGCCCCAAGCCCAA ACCTATGGCACCCCAGCTTGCGCCTCCAAAGATTCCTGAGGGAGAAAGAGTTGATTTTGAT GATATCCACAGAAAGCGTATGGAGAAGGATTTACTAGAGCTGCACACTCTGATTGATGCCCACTttgagcagaggaagaaggacGAAGAAGAGTTGATTGGCCTCAAGGATCGAATT GAGCGTCGTCGGTCAGAGAGGGCTGAGATTCAGAGGGTTcgagcagagaaggagaaggacagacAAAACAGAATTGCT GAGGAGCGTcacagaaaagaggaagaggaggccaaGAGGAAGGCTGATGATGATGCCAAGAAGAAAAAAGTGCTGTCTGGTATGGGAGCAAACTTTGGAGGATTCTTGGCCAAG GCTGAGACGAGGAAGGGCAAGCGCCTGACAGGCAGAGAGATCAAGAAGAAGACTCTGGCTGAGAGACGGCAGCCACTAGGGATCGACACTATGAGAGAGGATGCACTCAA GCAACGGGCCCAAGACATGTGGAACCGCATCTACCAACTCGAGTCTGAGAAGTTTGACTACATGGAGTACATGAAACACCAAAAATATGAG ATCATTGTGCTTCTGAACAgaatccaacatgctcagaaaTT CAAAAAAGGCCATGGCAAAGGCAAAGTGGGTGGTCGTTGGAAATAG
- the tnnt1 gene encoding troponin T, slow skeletal muscle isoform X5: protein MAPQLAPPKIPEGERVDFDDIHRKRMEKDLLELHTLIDAHFEQRKKDEEELIGLKDRIERRRSERAEIQRVRAEKEKDRQNRIAEERHRKEEEEAKRKADDDAKKKKVLSGMGANFGGFLAKAETRKGKRLTGREIKKKTLAERRQPLGIDTMREDALKQRAQDMWNRIYQLESEKFDYMEYMKHQKYEIIVLLNRIQHAQKFKKGHGKGKVGGRWK from the exons ATGGCACCCCAGCTTGCGCCTCCAAAGATTCCTGAGGGAGAAAGAGTTGATTTTGAT GATATCCACAGAAAGCGTATGGAGAAGGATTTACTAGAGCTGCACACTCTGATTGATGCCCACTttgagcagaggaagaaggacGAAGAAGAGTTGATTGGCCTCAAGGATCGAATT GAGCGTCGTCGGTCAGAGAGGGCTGAGATTCAGAGGGTTcgagcagagaaggagaaggacagacAAAACAGAATTGCT GAGGAGCGTcacagaaaagaggaagaggaggccaaGAGGAAGGCTGATGATGATGCCAAGAAGAAAAAAGTGCTGTCTGGTATGGGAGCAAACTTTGGAGGATTCTTGGCCAAG GCTGAGACGAGGAAGGGCAAGCGCCTGACAGGCAGAGAGATCAAGAAGAAGACTCTGGCTGAGAGACGGCAGCCACTAGGGATCGACACTATGAGAGAGGATGCACTCAA GCAACGGGCCCAAGACATGTGGAACCGCATCTACCAACTCGAGTCTGAGAAGTTTGACTACATGGAGTACATGAAACACCAAAAATATGAG ATCATTGTGCTTCTGAACAgaatccaacatgctcagaaaTT CAAAAAAGGCCATGGCAAAGGCAAAGTGGGTGGTCGTTGGAAATAG